The DNA sequence GATTCAAGTTTTGCGGCTTTGACATCTGAGCGTGCTCTTTCCTGCACCTTGCCGGTTTTTTTTCCGCCGAACCAGCTGGCAGCCACTGCTGCCACCGCGACGCCGATACCGGCAACGATATGCCAGCTGCCACCAAATAAATTTAAAAGCGTATTCATGATTTATCTCCCGTGGTTGGCGGCTGAGGCGGCTCCGCCGCAGGCGGTGGAGTGGAGCCTTCTGGCGGCGGAGTGGAGCTCCCTGTTGGGACTGCCTTTGGTGCCGCCGCTGGCGCCGTTATGGGTGCCGCCGTGGTTACTGCTTTTGGTGCCGCTATGGGTGCCGCCGCGATTACCGCTGGCAGCTCCTTCACTAATTTTTTCTGCCGGATAAATTGCGCAATAACTGCCATTGCCACCATAAATGCCGCGCCTAATCCGAGAAAATGCTGTGGAATAAAAGACTTAACATCTTCAGGAAGCCCTTCCCAGGCATTTGATGCCGAATCAGGAAATGACTGCACCCACGCACCTACTGCCGACCCCGCAGAAGCTAACCAGACAGACCAGGTTTTAAACAGCAGTCTGGCATGAGCAACAATCTCAATTTTTCCGCCCCGGCTTATCCGCCAGACGATAAATATCACTGCGAGCACAAACAGAATAAAAATAATGAATCTCATATAACCCCCTGCCATGCATCATAAGTTCCGCTACGCATCGCCTGAGCGTGACGTTTAGCTCGTGCCGGGGTTTGCTTCGCCCAAAGACTACTCAGCATACCTTCTGCTGCCCCTTCGAAATTACCGTTGGCGATCATTAAAAGCGTATTTTTAAAAGCGGCCAGACCGTCAACGCCAAGTTGATAAGCCATGCTGTAAAGCACATCGGTCCGGACGGAATTGCACTGTTTCAATGCTGCCACCAGCACAGGTCGGTTATTAATTTGTTTAACTTTTTCATCCAGTAACTGCTGCATCCAGACGTTTCCTACGCTTCTGGGCAGGCTGAATTGATAATGAGACAACGGCGTATCTTTTGGTCCTATTAAGATCCCGCAACCTATTGTTGGATAACCTTCTGTGTCAATATATG is a window from the Pantoea sp. CCBC3-3-1 genome containing:
- a CDS encoding glycoside hydrolase family protein, which encodes MSKIIDILAFEEGYKEKPYIDTEGYPTIGCGILIGPKDTPLSHYQFSLPRSVGNVWMQQLLDEKVKQINNRPVLVAALKQCNSVRTDVLYSMAYQLGVDGLAAFKNTLLMIANGNFEGAAEGMLSSLWAKQTPARAKRHAQAMRSGTYDAWQGVI